CGCGCAACGAACTGATCAAGGTGCTCAGCTCCGCCACCGTTTTTGCCTGCCCGTCCATTTACGAACCCCTCGGAATCGTCAACCTCGAAGCCATGGCCTGCGGCACCGCCGTCGTTGCCTCGGCCACCGGCGGCATTCCTGAAGTGGTGGACTCCGGTGTGACCGGACTGCTGGTGCCGCTGGAGCAGCTGCAGGACGGCACCGGAACGCCGCTGGACCCTGAAGGGTTTGTTCGGGACTTTGCCGCCGCGCTGACCGAAGTGGTGACCGATCCGGAACGGGCTGCACGGATGGGGCAGGCCGGACGGCAGCGCGCCACCGAGCAGTTCTCCTGGGATTCCATCGCCGCCGCCACACTGGACGTGTACCGTTCCGTGCTGCCGCATGCGGGCTGAGCACACCACCTCAGCACACCACCTGAGCACACCGCCTCAGGGGCGCAGAGGGCACCATCCGGCCGCCTGACAGGAAAAGCCGCCTGACAGCGAGAAGGCCCCGGCCGGTTTCCCGGCCGGGGCCTTCACGGCAAACCTAGCGCTTGGCCTTGGCTGCCTGCTTCTTGCGCTGAATCAGGATTTTTTCGTCCACGGGCGATGCTCCGCTGGCGCGCATGAGCCGCTGGTATTCCATGGCCTCGTCCTGGCGCACCTTTTCGGCACCGGAGGCAACGGAGGCACGCAGGTGCTCCGGTCCGTAACCAAAGGCATCCACCAGGTCCAGGGCATGCGGGCGGATCTTGGCCAGCAGCCGGTTGATGTACGGACCCAGTGTGCGGGCCCGCTGCGAGGACAGGCGGCCGTGCATCAGGTACCAGGACAGGTTCTTCTCAATCAGGCACAGGCCAAAGAGGTCCCGCACCCAGGTCATGACCTGGCGGGTGCCGTCATCTTCGATCTGTTCCAGTGCCCGGGTGAAGGCTTCCCACTGCAGCAGTTCGGAGTGCGCACGGGCCGCCTCGATCAGGTCATGCTGGTTGTTGTTGAAGACGGCCGCGCCCTTGTCCTTGGGCAGCCGGCGGGCTTCGCGCAGGGCGCCGGCCACTTCGGCCACCATGGTTCCCACCCGGTCCGTCAGGAGATCACGCTGGGTCCTGGGATCACGCAGGGCAATGGCTGACTTCTTCTCGGAGCCGGTGTCAGCAAACGCCTGGACAATCTGGCGCAGGCCCGTGCGGTGCATGGTCCGGTCGGTGGCCTGTCCGACGGCGTAGCGGGCCAGGACGCCGAAGTCCGCTCCCACGAACTCCTTGGCGTAGTCGGCCAGCAGCCGCTTGGCCACCAGCTGCAGCAGGACCGTGTTGTCCCCCTCGAAGGTGACGTAGATGTCCAGGTCCGCGCGCAGCGCGGTGAGCCTGTTCTCCGCCAGGAAACCGGCACCGCCGGTGGCCTCACGGGCTTCCTGCAGGGTGTCCAGGGCATGCCAGGTGGACAGGGACTTCAGGCCGGCGGCAAGGGTCTCCAGGTCCTGGCGGTCCTCGTCGGTGTCATGGGCGCCGGAGAAGACGTCGTCAAACTTCTGCAGCAGTTCCTCATGCGCGAAGGCCGCAGCGTAGGTGGTGGCCAGCCGCGGCAGCAGCCGGCGCTGGTGCTGCTGGTAGTCCATCAGGACTTCCTCGGTAATGTCCGATGCGCCGTTGAACTGGCGGCGCTCGGTGCCGTACTGGATGGCGGTCTTCAGGGCCAGCTTGGACGCTGCCACCGCGGCGCCGTCCAGGGACACCCGGCCCTGGACCAGGGTGCCGATCATGGTGAAGAAGCGGCGGCCCGGGCTTTCGATCGGCGACGTGTAGGTGCCGTCAGCTGCGACGTCGCCGTAGCGGTTGAGTAGGTTGGTGCGGGGAATGCGCACATTGGTAAAGTGCAGCCGGCCGTTGTCGATTCCGTTCAGGCCGCCCTTGACGCCGTCGTCCTCGCCGCCGATGCCGGGCAGGAAGCCGTTGTCGTTGCGCAGGTCAACGTAGAACGCGTGGACGCCGTGGTCAATCCCAGCGGTGATCAGGTGGGCGAAGACGACGGCGGCCCGGCCGTGCACGGCCGCGTTGCCGATGTAGTCCTTCCACGCGGCGCGGAAGGGTGTGTTGATGATGAATTCTTCGGTGCCGGCGTCGTACTCGGCGGTGGTGGCAATGCTGGCGACGTCGGATCCGTGCCCGGTTTCAGTCATGGCGAAGCAGCCGGGAATCTCCAGGCTCATGATGCCGGGAAGCCACTTCTCGTGGTGCTCACGCGTGCCAAGATGCATTACGGCGCCGCCGAACAGGCCCCACTGGACGCCGGCCTTGATCTGCAGGGACGGGTCCGCGACCACCAGTTCGTCGAAGCCGGCAACGTTGCCGCCGTGGTTGTCCTCGCCGCCCACGTAGGCGGGGAAGGCGCGGTGCACGGCCTTGCTGTCCGCGAGGATCTTCATCTGGGTCATGACGCGTTCACGGTGCTCCGTGTACGGGAGGCCGGCGGGAGTATGCAGGGCTTCGGTTGCGGCGAGCGCGCGGGCCTGGAGCCGGACATCTCCCCATTTGCCCAGCAAAGCCTGGCTGAGGGCGTCCACGTTGACGACGGCGCTGTCGTCGTCGCGGACTGAGGTGCCGGCGGGGATCTGGCGTTCCGGCGTGGAGGCTACTTGCGTCATTGCGTGTCCTTCTCGTAGTGGTGGTGCCTGTGGGGTAGTGGTCATGCCTGCGGGGCGGCGGCTCATGCCGGCCCCGGTTCGTAGCCGATGCCGTCAAAGAGCCAGACGGTAATCTGGCGGGTCATTTCGGCCTCGGTGGGTTTGTTCGGGCCTGGTTCGGCGGCCAGCCACCTTTCGCCGGCGGCGCGGACCATGCCCAGCGCCGCCGTCGGCCAGAAGCCTGCGGCAACGCCCAGCTTCGGAGCCGGCGATCCGCCGTCGAGGTACGCGCGCATCGCGCGGTCCATCATGGTGGTGATCGCTTCAAAAAAGGAGGTGAGGCTCTCCGCGAAGCGGGGTCCGGCCGTTCCCGTGGCTTCACCGGCCGTGACAAAGGCGTACACGTTCGGTGAGGTCTGCGCCATTTGCAGATACGCCGAGACCATCGCCTGCAGTCCCGCCCGGGGGGACTCAGCGGTGCGGCCGGCGGCCAGGATTTTGTCCTGCATCTGCGAGAGGACCACTTCACCCATGGCCTGCTGCAGGCCGGCCTTGTCTCCGAAGTAGCGGTAGTACACCGACTTCGACGTGCCGGACGCTGCCGCGATCTCCTCCATCGATGCACCGGCACCGAGAGTGTGGACGGCGCGGCGTGCCGCCTTGATCAAATCGCCGCGGCGTTCGGTGCGGTGGGCTTCCCAGCGCAGCGACCGGCCGTCCGAGGGTACGGGGGAGGGCTCAGAGGAAGGCACGGGGGAGGGCACGGGGGACGGCGGCACCGGGGATGAGGGGTTTTGTAGAGCAGCGTTCACGATACTCAGCGTATCAGGTACGCTGGGTTGCAGTAACTCCCCTCACATTTTGCAGAACCCCCAAGGAGAACAGACTCATGGCTGCACAGCCCCAGGCCGAACATGCCGCAACCGGCGGATCCACCCCTGCTCCGGCCGCACGCAAGGCCGTCGTGATCGGCGGAAACCGCATCCCTTTCGCCCGCTCCGGCGGCAAGTACACCTACAGCTCCAACCAGGACATGCTGACGGCAGCCCTCGATGGGCTGGTGGCCCGTTTCGGACTCCAGGGTGAGCGCATCGGCGAGGTTGCCGGCGGCGCCGTCCTGAAGCACTCCCGGGACTTCAACCTCACTCGCGAAGCCGTCCTCGGCTCGGCGCTGTCGGCCGAGACTCCGGCCTATGACGTACAGCAGGCCTGCGCCACCGGACTGGAAACCGTCATCAGCCTGGCCAACAAGATTAAGCTGGGCCAGCTGGAATCAGCGATCGCCGGCGGCGTCGACTCCGCGTCGGACGCCCCCATTGCCGTCAGCGAAGGCCTGCGCCGGGCGCTGCTGGACTTGTCCCGGGCCAAGACCACCAAGCAGAAGCTGGCCGCCGTCGCCAAGATCCGGCCCCGGGACCTGTCCCCGAACGCTCCCACCACCGGAGAGCCGCGCACCGGGCTGTCCATGGGCGAGCACCAGGCCCTGACCACAGCCCAGTGGAAGATCACCCGCGAGGCCCAGGATGAACTGGCGCTGGCCAGCCACCGGAACATGGCCGCTGCCTATGACCGGGGCTTCTTCGATGACCTGATCACCCCGTACCGCGGGCTGTCCCGCGACGCCAACCTGCGCCCGGACACCACCATGGAGAAGCTGGGCAAGTTGAAGCCCGCTTTCGGGCGCAGCCTCGGCGACGAGGCGACCATGACGGCCGGCAACTCCACTCCGCTGACCGACGGCGCGTCAGTGGTCCTCCTCGGATCCGAAGACTTTGCCCGTAACCATGACCTGCCCATCCTGGCGGACATCGTGGACGCCGAAGCCGGCGCCGTCGACTTTGTCCATGGCAAGGATGGACTGCTCATGGCCCCGGCCTTCGCCGTGCCGCGCCTGCTGGCCCGCAACGGCCTCACGCTGGATGACTTCGATTTCTTCGAAATCCATGAAGCCTTCGCCGGCACCGTGCTGAGCACGCTTGCGGCGTGGGAGGACGACGAATTCTGCCGCACCCGGCTGGGCCTTGAAGGTCCGCTCGGCACGGTTGACCGCTCCAAGCTCAACGTCAACGGCTCATCGCTGGCCGCGGGACACCCCTTTGCCGCCACCGGCGGCCGGATCGTGGCCTCACTGGCGAAGATGCTGCACGAGAAGGGCTCCGGCCGCGGCCTCATTTCCATCTGCGCCGCAGGCGGCCAGGGCCTCGTAGCGATCCTCGAGGCGCGCTGATCATGAACGACGCATACCTGAACCTTGTTAACACAGGCATTACCAAGGACATCGCAAAAAAGCTGGGCCTGCCCCGGCCGTCCATCCTGCGGCGCTTCGATCCGGCCAAACCCCTGGTCCCAGGACCGGTGCTGGTCCTGGGCAAGGGCGAGGCCGCCGACGCGTTGTCCTCCCTGCTGCTCGGCTGGGACCAGGATGTCCGCCGTCATGCCACGCCCCAGGAGAAGCTCGGCGCCATCCTGCTGGTCCTCGACGCGGCTGCCGCCCCCGAGGACCTGGGCGACACAACGCTGGCCGCGGGCGCTGCCCTGCGCGACCTTGCCCCGGGCGGCCGGGTGGTCACCGTCTCCCGCCCCGCAGCCGAAGCGCAGGATCCCGAGGCGGCGGCGGCACGGCAGGGTGTTGACGGGCTGCTCCGTTCCGTCGCCCACGAGCTCCGCGGCGGCGCCACCGCCAACGGCATTGTCCTAGCCAACGGCGTTCCCGCGACGGCTCCGGGCGTGGCGGCGGCCCTGCGGTTCCTCCTGTCAGGGAAGAGCGCCTACGTGAGCGGACAGTTCATCACCGTCGGTTCCGCCGCCGGAGTCCTGCCTATGGACTGGAACGCACCGCTGGCGGGCAAAGTGGCAGTGGTGACCGGTGCTGCGCGGGGGATTGGCGCTGCCATTGCCCGGGTCCTGCACCGCGACGGCGCCACTGTGATTGTCGTTGACGTGCCGGCAGCCGGTGAACAGCTCGCCAAGGTTGCCAACGAAATCTCCGGCACCGCCCTGCAGGTGGACATCACGCGCGACGACGCCGCCGAGCGCATCTTGGCGCACGCCAAGGAACGCTACGGTCATCTGGACATCGTCATCCACAACGCCGGCATCACCCGCGACAAACTGCTGGCGAACATGGATGAATCACGCTGGCAGTCCGTTATTGCCGTGAACATCGCCTCCCAGCTCAAGATGAACCGCGCGCTG
This genomic interval from Arthrobacter citreus contains the following:
- a CDS encoding acyl-CoA dehydrogenase, yielding MTQVASTPERQIPAGTSVRDDDSAVVNVDALSQALLGKWGDVRLQARALAATEALHTPAGLPYTEHRERVMTQMKILADSKAVHRAFPAYVGGEDNHGGNVAGFDELVVADPSLQIKAGVQWGLFGGAVMHLGTREHHEKWLPGIMSLEIPGCFAMTETGHGSDVASIATTAEYDAGTEEFIINTPFRAAWKDYIGNAAVHGRAAVVFAHLITAGIDHGVHAFYVDLRNDNGFLPGIGGEDDGVKGGLNGIDNGRLHFTNVRIPRTNLLNRYGDVAADGTYTSPIESPGRRFFTMIGTLVQGRVSLDGAAVAASKLALKTAIQYGTERRQFNGASDITEEVLMDYQQHQRRLLPRLATTYAAAFAHEELLQKFDDVFSGAHDTDEDRQDLETLAAGLKSLSTWHALDTLQEAREATGGAGFLAENRLTALRADLDIYVTFEGDNTVLLQLVAKRLLADYAKEFVGADFGVLARYAVGQATDRTMHRTGLRQIVQAFADTGSEKKSAIALRDPRTQRDLLTDRVGTMVAEVAGALREARRLPKDKGAAVFNNNQHDLIEAARAHSELLQWEAFTRALEQIEDDGTRQVMTWVRDLFGLCLIEKNLSWYLMHGRLSSQRARTLGPYINRLLAKIRPHALDLVDAFGYGPEHLRASVASGAEKVRQDEAMEYQRLMRASGASPVDEKILIQRKKQAAKAKR
- a CDS encoding TetR/AcrR family transcriptional regulator translates to MNAALQNPSSPVPPSPVPSPVPSSEPSPVPSDGRSLRWEAHRTERRGDLIKAARRAVHTLGAGASMEEIAAASGTSKSVYYRYFGDKAGLQQAMGEVVLSQMQDKILAAGRTAESPRAGLQAMVSAYLQMAQTSPNVYAFVTAGEATGTAGPRFAESLTSFFEAITTMMDRAMRAYLDGGSPAPKLGVAAGFWPTAALGMVRAAGERWLAAEPGPNKPTEAEMTRQITVWLFDGIGYEPGPA
- a CDS encoding acetyl-CoA C-acetyltransferase; the protein is MAAQPQAEHAATGGSTPAPAARKAVVIGGNRIPFARSGGKYTYSSNQDMLTAALDGLVARFGLQGERIGEVAGGAVLKHSRDFNLTREAVLGSALSAETPAYDVQQACATGLETVISLANKIKLGQLESAIAGGVDSASDAPIAVSEGLRRALLDLSRAKTTKQKLAAVAKIRPRDLSPNAPTTGEPRTGLSMGEHQALTTAQWKITREAQDELALASHRNMAAAYDRGFFDDLITPYRGLSRDANLRPDTTMEKLGKLKPAFGRSLGDEATMTAGNSTPLTDGASVVLLGSEDFARNHDLPILADIVDAEAGAVDFVHGKDGLLMAPAFAVPRLLARNGLTLDDFDFFEIHEAFAGTVLSTLAAWEDDEFCRTRLGLEGPLGTVDRSKLNVNGSSLAAGHPFAATGGRIVASLAKMLHEKGSGRGLISICAAGGQGLVAILEAR
- a CDS encoding 3-oxoacyl-ACP reductase; amino-acid sequence: MNDAYLNLVNTGITKDIAKKLGLPRPSILRRFDPAKPLVPGPVLVLGKGEAADALSSLLLGWDQDVRRHATPQEKLGAILLVLDAAAAPEDLGDTTLAAGAALRDLAPGGRVVTVSRPAAEAQDPEAAAARQGVDGLLRSVAHELRGGATANGIVLANGVPATAPGVAAALRFLLSGKSAYVSGQFITVGSAAGVLPMDWNAPLAGKVAVVTGAARGIGAAIARVLHRDGATVIVVDVPAAGEQLAKVANEISGTALQVDITRDDAAERILAHAKERYGHLDIVIHNAGITRDKLLANMDESRWQSVIAVNIASQLKMNRALLASDTFSSEGRIVSLASTSGIAGNRGQTNYAASKGGVIGMVRATAPLMAPRGGSINAVAPGFIETDMTAAIPALTRQVARRLSSLQQGGLPIDVAETISFLASDAAAGVNGQVVRVCGQNMVGA